A single window of Granulibacter bethesdensis DNA harbors:
- a CDS encoding polyphosphate kinase 2 family protein, with protein MSDAISETVRQFLTTCRIDNGREFRLAAHDPDRKPEIDLSRREITDYLTERTECLSDLQQRLYSSQSYGLLCVFQAMDTGGKDGTIRHVMSGVNPQGVQVRSFKQPGPEAIHHDFLWRVSLSLPQRGEIGIFNRSHYEEVLVTRVHPHLLDKSGIPEELRGKPFWKNRLRDIRHFESYLGRQGIVVRKFFLHISKEEQRKRLLARLDDPTKHWKFSVDDIQERQYWNAYQRAYEKAIIGTARKAAPWFVIPANSKPIARLLVKEAIIEALEEINPQLPVLNEEQKAALDEGRAALEDRSDTPQ; from the coding sequence ATGAGCGACGCTATCAGTGAAACAGTCCGGCAGTTCCTCACGACCTGCCGGATTGATAATGGCCGGGAATTCAGGCTCGCCGCTCATGACCCGGATCGTAAGCCGGAGATCGATCTGTCCCGTCGGGAAATCACCGATTACCTGACGGAGCGGACAGAATGCCTGTCTGACCTTCAGCAAAGGCTGTATTCATCCCAGTCATACGGGTTGCTTTGCGTGTTTCAGGCAATGGATACCGGCGGTAAGGATGGCACGATCCGCCACGTCATGTCCGGCGTGAACCCGCAGGGCGTGCAGGTCAGATCTTTCAAACAGCCCGGCCCGGAAGCAATTCATCATGATTTTCTCTGGCGCGTTTCACTCTCTCTACCCCAGCGTGGGGAGATCGGAATTTTCAACCGCAGCCATTATGAAGAAGTGCTGGTCACCCGCGTACACCCTCACCTGCTGGACAAAAGCGGCATTCCAGAAGAACTACGCGGCAAACCATTCTGGAAAAACCGTCTGCGCGATATTCGTCATTTTGAATCCTATCTCGGCCGTCAGGGCATCGTAGTACGCAAATTTTTCCTGCATATCTCGAAGGAAGAGCAGCGCAAGCGCCTGCTCGCCCGCTTGGACGACCCGACGAAACACTGGAAATTCAGTGTGGATGACATACAGGAACGGCAATACTGGAATGCCTACCAACGGGCCTATGAAAAGGCGATCATCGGCACGGCCAGAAAAGCCGCACCATGGTTCGTCATTCCAGCCAACAGTAAACCAATCGCCCGGCTGCTGGTGAAAGAGGCGATCATCGAAGCACTGGAGGAAATTAACCCGCAACTGCCCGTGCTGAATGAGGAACAAAAAGCCGCCCTTGATGAAGGACGTGCAGCATTGGAAGACCGCTCGGACACCCCTCAGTAA
- a CDS encoding SDR family NAD(P)-dependent oxidoreductase, translated as MSKTLLVTGATSGFGEAITRRVVRDGHRVIAAGRRVDRLETLEAELGEAVLPYRLDVTDPIATAALPDALPEEWRQIDVLVNNAGLALGLEPAHQTDLAQWDTMVATNVSGLIHITRAILPAMVARNDGLVVNIGSIAGTYPYPGGNVYGATKAFVKQFSLNLRADLIGTGIRVTNLEPGAASGSEFSQVRFNGDVDKATAVYDGMRPLMSEDIAETVAWLLTLPPHVSINRMEIMSVDQASGPLAMHRRTA; from the coding sequence ATGAGCAAAACGCTTCTCGTCACAGGTGCCACATCCGGCTTCGGTGAGGCCATCACCCGCCGTGTCGTCCGGGACGGTCACCGCGTCATTGCCGCAGGCCGTCGCGTTGACCGGCTGGAAACACTGGAAGCTGAACTGGGGGAAGCCGTTCTACCCTACCGGTTGGACGTAACCGATCCCATTGCCACCGCCGCCCTGCCTGATGCCCTGCCAGAGGAATGGCGGCAGATTGACGTACTGGTCAATAATGCCGGGCTGGCGCTGGGGCTGGAGCCTGCTCATCAGACCGATCTGGCACAGTGGGACACGATGGTGGCCACCAATGTGAGCGGGCTGATACACATTACCCGCGCGATTCTGCCGGCCATGGTGGCGCGGAATGACGGGCTGGTAGTGAATATCGGCAGTATCGCCGGCACCTATCCCTATCCCGGCGGCAACGTCTATGGCGCGACCAAAGCCTTTGTAAAACAGTTCAGCCTCAATCTTCGTGCTGACCTGATCGGAACCGGGATCCGTGTCACCAATCTGGAACCTGGTGCCGCTTCTGGCTCAGAATTCAGTCAGGTCCGCTTCAACGGGGATGTTGACAAGGCGACAGCCGTGTACGATGGCATGCGCCCGCTGATGTCCGAAGACATTGCTGAAACGGTGGCCTGGCTGCTGACATTACCGCCCCATGTGAGCATCAATCGCATGGAGATCATGTCTGTGGATCAGGCTTCCGGCCCCCTTGCCATGCACCGGCGTACAGCATGA
- a CDS encoding endonuclease/exonuclease/phosphatase family protein, which yields MPVFKAPSDQTTVSLVSRGEAAEPASLVKTPFAGGLKIATWNLDWLTEPGSEATLPPDAPHRTENDISRLSHYATLLDADIIAVQEVANPDILRRLFPPDRYVIHLSGDKVAQRVGFVVRRGLMVTANPDLSGLDVYGPHAPHHLRSGADITVDLPASSGGGRLRLLAVHLKAGCRRDAFARSLRPACATLQAQTIPLTGWIAERKREGVPFLILGDFNRWLHPGDDVLQRMEQVTPLTLLTGGRRDPCHHGASFIDHILAGGAARSWIDPESLRVMTYGPAITSKPEGQAMRYQLPWTRTPPGKLIQPASNDGLSDHCPVSIRLIPALPH from the coding sequence GTGCCTGTTTTTAAGGCGCCCTCTGATCAAACGACCGTTTCCCTTGTTTCCAGGGGAGAAGCGGCAGAACCGGCTTCTCTGGTAAAAACGCCATTTGCGGGCGGACTGAAGATTGCGACATGGAACCTGGACTGGCTGACTGAGCCTGGCAGCGAGGCGACGCTGCCTCCGGATGCGCCGCATCGCACAGAGAACGATATCAGCCGCCTGAGTCATTATGCGACCCTGCTGGATGCCGATATTATCGCCGTACAGGAAGTGGCCAACCCGGATATTTTGCGCCGTTTGTTCCCGCCCGACCGCTATGTGATTCATCTCAGCGGCGATAAGGTGGCCCAACGCGTCGGCTTTGTGGTCCGGCGTGGATTAATGGTGACAGCGAACCCCGATCTGTCGGGGCTGGATGTCTATGGTCCTCATGCGCCCCACCATCTGCGCAGCGGAGCAGATATTACGGTGGATCTGCCAGCTTCCTCCGGTGGCGGCAGGCTGCGGCTGCTGGCCGTGCATCTGAAAGCCGGCTGCAGACGCGACGCTTTCGCCAGAAGTCTGCGGCCAGCCTGTGCAACCTTACAAGCCCAGACCATTCCGCTGACCGGATGGATCGCAGAACGAAAACGGGAGGGTGTTCCCTTTCTGATTCTGGGGGATTTCAACCGCTGGCTTCATCCCGGCGATGACGTCCTGCAACGGATGGAACAGGTGACACCGCTCACGCTGCTGACGGGTGGCCGACGCGACCCCTGCCACCATGGCGCCTCCTTTATCGACCATATTCTGGCAGGTGGCGCCGCACGCAGCTGGATCGACCCGGAAAGCCTGCGCGTCATGACGTATGGCCCGGCCATCACGTCCAAACCGGAGGGTCAGGCGATGCGTTATCAGCTTCCCTGGACGCGCACGCCTCCGGGGAAATTGATTCAACCGGCCAGCAATGATGGATTATCCGATCACTGCCCGGTATCAATCCGGCTGATTCCTGCCCTGCCTCACTAA